In a genomic window of Prochlorococcus marinus subsp. marinus str. CCMP1375:
- a CDS encoding calcium/sodium antiporter has product MSIPLIQSSLEIILGIIILFAGGEFFVQGAGALAGILGIPQLVIGLTVVSLGTSAPELFVSVGSFFRDSDAIAVGNVVGSNIFNVLVVLGSSALVMPLKVRSRLVKRDVPLLLAVSAAVWGMASSGRFSWQSGFALLIALIINTIWEIRTAREEPQGIKDAEPEVQIELGTNNLIKATSKIIAGILILALGSNLLISGAKSLASSYGWSETVIGLTIVSAGTSMPELITSIVASFRGKTDLAIGNVVGSSLLNQLLVLGSCALFAGNKGLEVEEILIQKDFPIMILTVLACMPIFWTKGTISRSEGALLLILYIVYLTDQIFLNSLPFIRLIIIFYILPLILILIIFKAINYWKLKKTI; this is encoded by the coding sequence ATGTCAATCCCGCTCATACAATCATCTCTTGAAATTATTCTTGGGATAATAATACTTTTTGCAGGCGGCGAGTTTTTTGTTCAAGGAGCTGGTGCACTTGCTGGAATCCTAGGCATCCCTCAACTTGTAATAGGTCTAACTGTCGTGTCTCTTGGCACCAGTGCTCCAGAACTGTTCGTAAGTGTTGGTTCGTTCTTTAGAGACTCTGATGCAATTGCTGTAGGGAATGTAGTTGGTAGCAATATTTTCAATGTTTTAGTTGTTTTAGGAAGCAGTGCTCTTGTAATGCCTTTAAAAGTACGCAGTCGTCTAGTTAAAAGAGATGTGCCTCTTCTGCTAGCAGTGTCTGCCGCTGTATGGGGTATGGCTTCTTCTGGAAGGTTTAGTTGGCAATCTGGATTTGCACTTCTAATAGCTCTTATCATCAATACTATTTGGGAAATCCGTACTGCTAGAGAAGAACCTCAAGGGATTAAAGATGCTGAGCCAGAAGTTCAGATAGAACTAGGTACTAATAACTTGATCAAAGCGACAAGTAAAATAATTGCTGGAATATTAATTCTTGCGTTGGGCTCAAATCTATTGATTAGTGGAGCAAAATCACTTGCAAGTTCTTATGGATGGAGCGAAACAGTTATCGGTCTAACAATTGTTTCAGCAGGTACTTCTATGCCTGAATTGATAACTTCTATAGTTGCATCTTTTCGAGGAAAAACAGATCTTGCTATTGGAAATGTAGTTGGCAGTAGCTTACTCAATCAACTGTTAGTACTTGGCAGCTGTGCGTTATTTGCAGGCAATAAAGGATTAGAAGTTGAAGAGATCTTAATTCAAAAAGACTTTCCAATTATGATTCTTACAGTATTAGCATGCATGCCTATTTTTTGGACAAAAGGAACAATAAGCAGGTCAGAAGGGGCATTGCTTTTGATTTTATATATAGTCTATTTGACAGATCAGATCTTTCTCAATTCCTTACCATTCATTCGTTTAATAATCATCTTCTATATTCTTCCATTAATACTTATTTTAATAATTTTTAAAGCTATAAATTACTGGAAACTCAAAAAAACAATATAG
- the pyrC gene encoding dihydroorotase: MSKERITLRQPDDWHLHLRDGDILNAVVPPTAKVFRRAVVMPNLQPPITSLQAAIDYKQRIMNAIPTEVAFTPLMTVYLTDDISSEVLREGHKEGVLMAAKLYPANSTTNSSGGVTDIKNIYSIFETMEEIGLPLLIHGEVTDQDVDIFDRESVFIERYLDPLLTKFPDIRTVLEHITTDDAVQYVQASNAKLAATITPHHLHINRNAIFQDGLRSDFFCLPVAKRERHRIALRRAAISGEPCFFLGTDSAPHLRESKESACGCAGIFNAINAIESYAQVFDEEGAIERLEAFASEFGPAFYKLPLNENSITLVKKAIKIPSRFELNNADDLSNYIVPFHAGETLNWSFESIQPFSQKV, from the coding sequence TTGTCTAAAGAACGAATTACTTTGCGCCAACCTGATGATTGGCATTTACATCTTAGAGATGGAGATATTTTAAATGCTGTGGTTCCCCCTACAGCAAAAGTGTTTCGTCGTGCAGTAGTAATGCCCAACTTGCAACCACCAATAACAAGTCTTCAAGCTGCAATTGATTACAAGCAGAGAATCATGAATGCAATTCCCACTGAGGTTGCATTCACTCCTCTTATGACTGTATATCTCACTGATGATATTTCTTCTGAGGTTTTAAGAGAAGGTCACAAAGAAGGTGTTTTGATGGCAGCAAAATTATATCCAGCAAATTCAACGACTAATTCATCTGGCGGTGTTACTGATATAAAGAATATTTACTCTATTTTCGAGACAATGGAGGAGATTGGGTTGCCATTGCTTATACATGGAGAGGTTACAGATCAAGATGTAGATATTTTTGATAGAGAATCAGTGTTTATTGAGAGATATCTTGATCCTTTGCTTACTAAATTTCCTGATATACGAACTGTTTTAGAACATATTACAACGGATGATGCTGTTCAATATGTTCAAGCAAGTAATGCAAAACTAGCGGCCACAATAACTCCCCATCATTTGCATATAAATAGGAATGCAATTTTTCAGGATGGATTAAGAAGTGACTTTTTTTGTTTGCCAGTAGCTAAAAGAGAACGTCATCGTATTGCATTGAGACGTGCAGCCATAAGTGGAGAACCTTGCTTTTTCCTTGGGACTGACTCCGCACCTCACCTTAGAGAATCCAAGGAAAGTGCTTGTGGTTGTGCCGGTATTTTTAATGCGATTAATGCAATTGAAAGTTATGCTCAAGTTTTTGATGAAGAAGGTGCCATTGAACGCTTAGAAGCTTTTGCAAGCGAATTCGGCCCAGCATTTTATAAATTACCGTTAAATGAAAACTCTATAACCTTAGTTAAAAAAGCAATTAAAATTCCTTCCAGGTTTGAACTGAATAATGCAGATGATTTGTCTAATTATATAGTCCCTTTTCATGCTGGAGAGACTTTGAATTGGTCTTTCGAATCAATACAACCTTTCTCTCAAAAAGTATGA
- a CDS encoding NAD(P)H-quinone oxidoreductase subunit L, translating into MANEVFNSSLFVIGTYLFLGTLYLVFIPLGLYFWMNTRWNYMGKIERLLIYSLVFLFFPGLILFAPFLNLRMNGQGDV; encoded by the coding sequence ATGGCTAACGAAGTATTTAATAGTTCTCTGTTTGTAATAGGTACCTATTTGTTCCTTGGGACTCTATATTTAGTGTTTATTCCATTGGGGTTGTATTTTTGGATGAATACCAGATGGAATTACATGGGCAAGATTGAACGTTTATTGATATACAGCTTAGTTTTCCTGTTCTTCCCTGGACTAATTTTGTTCGCTCCTTTTTTAAACCTACGGATGAATGGACAAGGAGATGTTTAA
- a CDS encoding DUF3007 family protein — protein sequence MTKANVIQLGLILFLLGGIGYGSFVLVGFDAQTAGIASQSLLVLLICVWVISYFVRVITGKMTFMEQRKRYRTEYEQVTNRELQKKFDSMTNDQKISLIKELEDEDNDAK from the coding sequence TTGACTAAGGCAAATGTTATTCAACTAGGATTGATTCTTTTCTTATTGGGTGGAATTGGTTATGGATCTTTTGTGCTTGTAGGGTTTGATGCACAAACTGCTGGAATTGCATCGCAGTCTCTTTTGGTATTGCTTATATGTGTTTGGGTGATCTCATACTTTGTTCGAGTGATCACAGGTAAAATGACTTTTATGGAACAACGTAAACGTTATCGCACCGAATATGAGCAAGTTACTAATAGAGAATTACAAAAAAAATTTGACTCGATGACTAATGATCAAAAGATTAGTCTGATTAAAGAACTTGAAGATGAAGATAATGATGCTAAATAA
- the trpA gene encoding tryptophan synthase subunit alpha yields the protein MESSILERCFSQSKKEGRIALMPFIMAGDPDVNTSAEILIMLEKKGADIIELGIPYSDPLADGPIIQKAASRALNSGTSPKSVLEMLSTLKTKLSVPIILFTYSNPLLNYGMEEFCIDASKAGAAGLVVPDLPLEETEKLSSIALSKNLDLVLLVAPTTPKERMRKISQRSNGFTYLVSVTGVTGERSALENRVQLLINELRGFSSTPVAVGFGISDTKHVIQVKRWGADGAIIGSALVKRISNATTGQEAEEAGKFCSELYKATSL from the coding sequence ATGGAAAGCTCAATTTTAGAGAGATGCTTCTCTCAATCAAAGAAGGAGGGCAGGATTGCATTAATGCCATTTATCATGGCAGGTGACCCTGATGTTAATACCTCAGCAGAGATATTAATAATGCTTGAGAAAAAAGGAGCAGATATAATTGAATTAGGAATTCCTTATAGTGATCCACTCGCTGATGGACCAATAATACAGAAAGCAGCTTCTCGTGCACTTAATTCGGGCACATCTCCAAAATCTGTTTTAGAAATGTTGTCTACTTTGAAGACTAAGTTGTCAGTCCCGATAATACTTTTTACTTATAGCAACCCTTTGCTTAATTATGGAATGGAAGAATTTTGTATAGATGCTTCTAAAGCAGGAGCTGCTGGATTGGTTGTACCTGATCTGCCTCTAGAGGAAACTGAGAAATTATCTTCAATTGCTTTAAGTAAAAATCTAGATTTAGTTCTGTTAGTTGCACCTACCACTCCAAAAGAACGTATGAGAAAGATTTCACAAAGAAGTAACGGTTTCACCTATCTTGTAAGCGTAACTGGTGTCACAGGAGAACGTTCGGCTTTAGAAAACCGTGTTCAGCTGCTTATTAATGAATTAAGAGGATTTAGCTCAACACCAGTTGCAGTTGGTTTTGGTATTTCTGATACTAAACATGTCATACAAGTTAAAAGATGGGGTGCAGATGGAGCGATAATTGGTAGTGCACTAGTTAAAAGGATTTCAAACGCTACTACTGGACAAGAAGCAGAAGAAGCTGGTAAATTTTGTAGCGAACTTTATAAAGCTACTAGCCTTTGA
- a CDS encoding AbrB family transcriptional regulator produces MLTGSDLLTKVKELGDVSKSDLVRACGYVSNKKSGGERLNFTAFYEAVLEAKGVNLGATGVAGIGKGGRKLSYIATVQGNGNLLIGKAYTALLDLQVGDEFEIKLGRKQIKLFPAGSED; encoded by the coding sequence ATGCTTACAGGTAGCGACCTGCTCACTAAAGTCAAAGAACTTGGTGATGTGAGTAAATCAGACCTTGTTCGTGCATGTGGATATGTATCAAACAAGAAAAGTGGTGGAGAAAGACTAAATTTCACTGCATTTTATGAAGCTGTCCTAGAAGCTAAAGGTGTAAACCTAGGAGCAACCGGTGTTGCAGGTATTGGTAAAGGTGGCAGAAAGCTTAGTTATATTGCAACTGTACAAGGGAATGGAAATCTTTTAATTGGTAAAGCATATACAGCTTTGCTAGATCTCCAAGTTGGTGATGAATTTGAAATCAAATTAGGTCGTAAGCAAATTAAACTTTTTCCTGCTGGATCTGAAGATTAA
- a CDS encoding YciI family protein → MDKFVLFGSYCENAIQKRVPFRDEHLSRLNKLKQEGILITLGPTKCNRYVFGVFEATSIDIVKKLLDEDVYWKEGIWTSLDIYPWTQAF, encoded by the coding sequence ATGGATAAATTTGTTCTTTTTGGCAGTTATTGTGAAAATGCTATTCAAAAACGAGTACCTTTTCGAGACGAGCATCTGTCTAGGCTTAATAAACTCAAACAAGAAGGCATACTAATAACTTTAGGACCTACAAAGTGTAATAGATATGTATTTGGTGTTTTTGAAGCAACAAGTATTGACATTGTAAAAAAACTTTTAGATGAAGATGTTTATTGGAAAGAGGGCATTTGGACCTCTTTAGATATTTATCCTTGGACCCAAGCTTTTTGA